In Rutidosis leptorrhynchoides isolate AG116_Rl617_1_P2 chromosome 2, CSIRO_AGI_Rlap_v1, whole genome shotgun sequence, one genomic interval encodes:
- the LOC139891144 gene encoding transcription factor bHLH123-like: MADNWWDSSSRIRPCLDSVSVSNPTNLFQDTGTTTVASATTTTTTVASATTTAVGSVGASTNLHMMGLGLSSQPLPQSLDWNQALLRGDQKSVSSFRNLLQDQDHSLSSNANSFQLESNQIWRPQKMYPVSSQDSSSDFKQNDDRGFQLDQPMHDSDNESVVTCQGLNSSFQNMELYGSPSTIMQSLFGSDNNQQQQENSSFDQNQIEYPLYQSSYGDLSVSGGGGGDAGELSTSNWSKFPRQPSEFVANSSAKVQLADLGASQLRFANDNPRFWNPSTRGVSDIGPSFFPSLKMQLPSSTFEDNTKITSKGLKESTSESSSTKRPRNENQSPLPAFKVKKEKMGDRITALQQLVSPFGKTDTASVLSEALEYIKFLHEQVSVLSAPYMKNGAPILQQHQTTDKPLEGPRQDLRSRGLCLVPVSSTFPVTHETTVDFWTPSFGGTFR, translated from the exons ATGGCTGATAATTGGTGGGATTCATCTTCAAGAATAAGACCTTGTTTGGATTCAGTTTCTGTTAGTAACCCTACTAATCTTTTCCAAGATACCGGCACCACCACCGTTGCTagtgccaccaccaccaccacgaccGTTGCTAGTGCCACCACAACTGCTGTTGGGAGCGTTGGTGCTAGCACGAACTTGCACATGATGGGATTGGGGCTTTCATCACAACCACTTCCTCAATCGTTGGATTGGAATCAAGCTTTACT TAGGGGTGATCAAAAAAGTGTGAGTAGCTTTCGGAATCTACTTCAAGATCAAGATCATAGTTTGAGTTCAAACGCGAACAGTTTTCAGCTTGAAAGTAACCAAATATGGAGGCCACAAAAGATGTATCCGGTTAGTTCACAAGATTCGTCCTCGGATTTCAAGCAAAACGACGATAGGGGTTTCCAGTTGGATCAACCGATGCACGATAGTGATAACGAAAGTGTTGTTACATGTCAGGGATTAAACTCAAGCTTTCAAAATATGGAGCTATATGGAAGCCCTTCTACAATAATGCAAAGTTTATTCGGTTCAGATAACAATCAACAACAACAAGAAAACTCGAGTTTTGATCAAAATCAAATCGAATATCCTTTATATCAATCAAGCTATGGCGATCTGAGCGTTTCAGGTGGTGGTGGAGGCGATGCTGGTGAATTGTCAACATCTAATTGGTCAAAATTTCCTCGACAACCTTCAGAGTTCGTGGCGAACTCATCTGCAAAAGTGCAGTTGGCTGACTTAGGGGCCAGCCAACTGCGTTTTGCTAATGATAACCCTCGGTTTTGGAATCCATCAACTCGCGGTGTAAGCGATATAGGGCCGAGCTTTTTTCCATCTTTAAAAATGCAATTACCCTCATCAACATTTGAAGATAACACCAAG ATCACATCCAAAGGATTGAAAGAAAGCACTAGCGAATCATCATCAACCAAAAGACCCCGAAATGAAAATCAATCACCTTTACCAGCTTTTAAG GTGAAAAAGGAGAAGATGGGGGACAGAATCACTGCACTCCAACAATTAGTTTCACCTTTCGGAAAA ACGGATACGGCATCTGTATTGTCTGAAGCACTCGAATACATCAAATTCTTACATGAACAAGTTAGT GTCCTAAGTGCTCCATATATGAAAAACGGAGCTCCCATCTTGCAACAACATCAA ACAACGGATAAACCATTAGAAGGACCGAGACAAGACCTACGAAGTCGCGGGTTATGTTTGGTGCCTGTTTCAAGCACATTTCCAGTGACACACGAGACAACGGTTGATTTTTGGACGCCTTCGTTTGGTGGAACTTTTCGATAA